A section of the Osmia lignaria lignaria isolate PbOS001 chromosome 16, iyOsmLign1, whole genome shotgun sequence genome encodes:
- the LOC117600748 gene encoding protein tipE isoform X1, with the protein MAEEKEKQTFLQKLLFYTTAFFILLSTFSLFAFLFLVPFVIDPAFTTIFMQFDTRPAECITIDVESRRGTSNCSWTSCREGCTKELYDCTQIRVNYKLPINASEDSDEQGEEGGAVGGVEDDEDSTTMGKLRYERSLREYDYVEDLDEDFAEDDEDGLPKPFPTGLMGNDSEWYFTGAKLFPNVKGCGYPPMLNCSIFYRQYANIGQNFSCYYSKVDPGIVISDLDMWQVYMNLVYAMAIPIPSFIISVIYLTIAYFKIYNEEEVALVGDEEDKDGVQGEGSNATPVALTSGALTPGSDAFREGLASFGHHMQVAMADDNSRESLDAIPNSYSIQGNLSKTMTTSISTPPGPTAAV; encoded by the exons ATGGCGGAGGAAAAGGAGAAGCAGACGTTCCTGCAAAAGCTGCTGTTCTACACGACCGCGTTCTTCATCCTCCTCAGCACCTTCAGCCTCTTTGCCTTCCTTTTCTTGGTCCCCTTCGTCATCGACCCCGCCTTCACCACTATCTTCATGCAGTTTGACACTCGGCCAGCCGAGTGTATCACCATCGACGTTGAGTCCAGGagag GTACGAGCAACTGCTCATGGACGTCCTGTAGAGAGGGTTGCACCAAGGAGCTGTACGATTGCACGCAAATACGCGTCAATTACAAGCTACCAATTAACGCGTCCGAGGATAGCGATGAACAAGGTGAGGAAGGCGGGGCGGTAGGAGGTGTCGAGGATGACGAAGACAGCACGACGATGGGCAAACTGCGTTACGAGCGTTCCCTCAGGGAGTATGACTACGTGGAGGACCTCGACGAGGATTTCGCCGAGGACGACGAAGATGGACTGCCGAAACCCTTTCCTACAG GGCTCATGGGCAACGACTCCGAGTGGTACTTCACCGGGGCCAAGCTGTTCCCCAACGTAAAAGGCTGTGGATACCCTCCAATGCTGAATTGCAGTATTTTCTACCGGCAGTACGCCAACATAGGGCAGAACTTTAGCTGTTACTACTCGAAAGTGGACCCCGGGATAGTCATCAGCGACCTCGACATGTGGCAG GTGTACATGAATCTGGTGTACGCGATGGCGATTCCGATACCGTCTTTCATAATCTCGGTGATATACCTCACCATCGCCTACTTCAAGATTTACAACGAAGAAGAGGTGGCCCTCGTGGGTGACGAAGAGGACAAAGACGGCGTACAGGGTGAAGGAAGTAACGCGACACCCGTAGCATTGACGAGTGGCGCCCTTACACCTGGTAGCGACGCTTTCAGGGAAGGCCTAGCTAGCTTTGGGCACCACATGCAGGTCGCCATGGCCGATGACAACAGCAGGGAAAGCCTGGATGCGATACCCAACTCGTACTCCATTCAGGG
- the LOC117600748 gene encoding protein tipE isoform X2: MHRRLLQGTSNCSWTSCREGCTKELYDCTQIRVNYKLPINASEDSDEQGEEGGAVGGVEDDEDSTTMGKLRYERSLREYDYVEDLDEDFAEDDEDGLPKPFPTGLMGNDSEWYFTGAKLFPNVKGCGYPPMLNCSIFYRQYANIGQNFSCYYSKVDPGIVISDLDMWQVYMNLVYAMAIPIPSFIISVIYLTIAYFKIYNEEEVALVGDEEDKDGVQGEGSNATPVALTSGALTPGSDAFREGLASFGHHMQVAMADDNSRESLDAIPNSYSIQGNLSKTMTTSISTPPGPTAAV; the protein is encoded by the exons ATGCACCGTCGTTTGttgcaag GTACGAGCAACTGCTCATGGACGTCCTGTAGAGAGGGTTGCACCAAGGAGCTGTACGATTGCACGCAAATACGCGTCAATTACAAGCTACCAATTAACGCGTCCGAGGATAGCGATGAACAAGGTGAGGAAGGCGGGGCGGTAGGAGGTGTCGAGGATGACGAAGACAGCACGACGATGGGCAAACTGCGTTACGAGCGTTCCCTCAGGGAGTATGACTACGTGGAGGACCTCGACGAGGATTTCGCCGAGGACGACGAAGATGGACTGCCGAAACCCTTTCCTACAG GGCTCATGGGCAACGACTCCGAGTGGTACTTCACCGGGGCCAAGCTGTTCCCCAACGTAAAAGGCTGTGGATACCCTCCAATGCTGAATTGCAGTATTTTCTACCGGCAGTACGCCAACATAGGGCAGAACTTTAGCTGTTACTACTCGAAAGTGGACCCCGGGATAGTCATCAGCGACCTCGACATGTGGCAG GTGTACATGAATCTGGTGTACGCGATGGCGATTCCGATACCGTCTTTCATAATCTCGGTGATATACCTCACCATCGCCTACTTCAAGATTTACAACGAAGAAGAGGTGGCCCTCGTGGGTGACGAAGAGGACAAAGACGGCGTACAGGGTGAAGGAAGTAACGCGACACCCGTAGCATTGACGAGTGGCGCCCTTACACCTGGTAGCGACGCTTTCAGGGAAGGCCTAGCTAGCTTTGGGCACCACATGCAGGTCGCCATGGCCGATGACAACAGCAGGGAAAGCCTGGATGCGATACCCAACTCGTACTCCATTCAGGG